A DNA window from Providencia huaxiensis contains the following coding sequences:
- a CDS encoding thymidine kinase, which translates to MAQLYFYYSAMNAGKSTSLLQSSYNYNERGMRTVIFTAEIDNRFEQGKVSSRIGLSAEALLYSATTNMAELIKKENSTQKVHCVLIDECQFLTKKQVEELCDIVDNEDIPVLCYGLRTDFAGQLFEGSQYLLAWADKLVELKTVCYCGRKASKVLRIGSDGIPVYKGLQVDIGGNEKYISVCRKHYSEAIKQAQLMNEGVIPKQALHFR; encoded by the coding sequence ATGGCTCAGCTTTACTTTTATTATTCAGCTATGAATGCGGGAAAATCAACGTCATTATTGCAATCATCGTATAACTATAATGAAAGAGGGATGCGTACGGTTATTTTTACTGCAGAGATAGATAACCGTTTTGAACAAGGAAAAGTCTCATCGCGCATCGGTTTATCAGCAGAGGCGTTACTCTACTCAGCGACAACAAATATGGCCGAGCTGATAAAAAAAGAAAATAGCACACAAAAAGTGCATTGTGTTCTTATTGATGAGTGTCAGTTCCTAACAAAAAAACAAGTCGAAGAATTATGTGACATAGTCGATAACGAGGATATTCCAGTTTTATGTTATGGGTTGCGTACTGATTTTGCGGGGCAATTATTTGAAGGTAGCCAATATTTGCTTGCTTGGGCTGATAAATTAGTCGAGCTAAAAACAGTCTGCTATTGTGGCCGTAAGGCAAGTAAGGTTTTACGTATAGGAAGTGATGGGATACCTGTATATAAAGGCTTACAAGTCGATATAGGCGGCAATGAAAAGTATATTTCTGTTTGTCGTAAACACTATTCAGAAGCAATAAAACAAGCTCAGTTGATGAATGAGGGTGTTATACCTAAACAGGCACTCCACTTTAGATGA
- the hns gene encoding histone-like nucleoid-structuring protein H-NS codes for MSESLKALNNIRTLRAQAREVTLESLEEMLEKLTVVVEERRDEESQARAELEERNRKLEKVREMILEQGVDLNDLLQTMDSGKSTSTRAKRAARPAKYKYVDENGETKTWTGQGRTPAVIKVAIEEQGKSLDDFLI; via the coding sequence ATGAGCGAATCATTAAAAGCGTTAAATAACATCCGTACTCTTCGAGCTCAAGCTCGCGAAGTAACTTTAGAATCTTTAGAAGAAATGCTGGAAAAATTAACCGTCGTTGTTGAAGAACGTCGTGATGAAGAGAGCCAAGCTCGCGCGGAATTAGAAGAACGTAACCGTAAATTGGAAAAAGTTCGTGAAATGATCCTTGAGCAAGGCGTCGATTTAAATGACCTTCTGCAAACAATGGACTCAGGTAAAAGCACTAGCACCCGTGCTAAACGTGCTGCACGTCCAGCTAAATACAAATATGTTGATGAAAATGGCGAAACTAAAACTTGGACAGGCCAAGGCCGTACTCCAGCTGTAATCAAAGTTGCCATTGAAGAACAAGGCAAATCTTTAGATGATTTCTTAATCTAA
- the galU gene encoding UTP--glucose-1-phosphate uridylyltransferase GalU: protein MTQRKVRKAVIPVAGLGTRMLPATKAIPKEMLPIVDKPLIQYVVNECIAAGINEIVLVTHSSKNSIENHFDTSFELEAILEARVKRQLLDEVQSICPSHVTIMQTRQGIAKGLGHAILCAKPLVGEEPFAVILPDVILDRYSTDLTKFNLREMLEQYESTGASQILVEPVPEEDVSSYGIVDCNGEMLAPGDSKRIIRMVEKPKREEAPSNLSIVGRYVLSEKIWDALAKTAPGAGDEIQLTDAIALMMENNEPVEAYHLCGKSHDCGNKLGYMKAFVEYGMQHDALGDDFTQWLKELSVSLNSAK from the coding sequence ATGACACAGCGCAAGGTGCGTAAAGCGGTAATCCCTGTTGCAGGTTTAGGAACTCGTATGCTTCCTGCAACAAAAGCTATTCCAAAAGAAATGTTGCCAATAGTCGATAAGCCTCTGATTCAATATGTTGTTAACGAATGTATTGCGGCTGGGATCAATGAAATTGTTTTAGTGACCCATTCATCGAAAAATTCCATTGAAAACCACTTTGACACAAGCTTTGAATTAGAAGCTATTTTGGAAGCGCGTGTTAAACGCCAGCTATTGGATGAGGTTCAATCTATTTGTCCAAGCCACGTAACGATTATGCAAACACGCCAAGGAATAGCGAAAGGGTTAGGGCATGCTATTTTGTGTGCTAAGCCGTTAGTCGGTGAAGAACCTTTTGCGGTTATTTTACCCGATGTCATTTTAGACCGTTACAGTACAGACTTAACCAAATTTAATTTGCGTGAAATGCTAGAGCAATATGAGTCTACAGGAGCAAGTCAGATTTTAGTTGAGCCAGTACCAGAAGAAGATGTCTCTAGCTATGGTATTGTGGATTGTAATGGTGAAATGTTAGCGCCAGGGGATAGTAAAAGAATTATCCGTATGGTTGAAAAACCAAAACGTGAAGAGGCTCCATCTAATTTATCTATTGTTGGTCGTTATGTTTTATCTGAAAAGATTTGGGATGCATTAGCCAAAACAGCACCAGGTGCTGGAGATGAAATACAATTAACTGATGCCATTGCATTAATGATGGAAAATAATGAACCAGTAGAAGCCTACCACTTATGTGGTAAAAGTCATGACTGCGGAAATAAGCTAGGTTATATGAAAGCGTTTGTTGAATATGGAATGCAACATGATGCGCTGGGAGATGATTTTACCCAGTGGTTGAAAGAATTATCAGTATCATTGAATTCAGCAAAATAA
- the rssB gene encoding two-component system response regulator RssB, translating into MKNRKVLIIEDEITFCTILKNYLETLGIEIYTADNGQLAIEMLTIDRINPDIILCDLSMPVMNGEAFMRELVSRNIDIPVIVITATTDFTQLDRMFRLGAKDALLKPIKNLDEVKVTLLSALYPEQSNLTELIDEEIHQISTLMQDHTQDMLAVLKQLQPPVHQIINNYRINYRQLNEASRFGLLLDLAPISDSQIGFYCIDTERSPQEGIMAAFLIRVVFNDLLKSAVSYPEKKLPNIDRIINQINYLLEDSGFSGQFPLLLGYFNTQNKSIIMASAGLEAEITTENTHVKLPRSLPLGTLKFYQSNHLEVKGNAWQCLIRNNSQKIKLMFNPET; encoded by the coding sequence ATGAAAAATAGAAAAGTACTCATAATAGAAGACGAAATCACCTTCTGTACAATTTTAAAAAACTACCTAGAAACACTGGGTATTGAGATCTATACCGCAGATAATGGTCAATTAGCAATAGAGATGTTAACAATAGACCGTATCAACCCTGATATCATTCTATGTGACTTAAGCATGCCGGTCATGAATGGTGAAGCATTCATGAGAGAGCTCGTTTCTCGCAATATCGATATTCCTGTCATTGTGATCACAGCAACAACAGATTTTACTCAGTTAGATAGAATGTTTCGTTTAGGGGCTAAGGATGCTTTATTAAAGCCAATAAAAAATTTAGATGAAGTCAAAGTGACACTCCTTTCTGCACTGTACCCCGAGCAAAGTAACCTAACAGAGTTGATTGACGAGGAAATTCATCAAATTTCTACATTAATGCAAGATCATACCCAAGATATGTTAGCGGTATTGAAACAGTTACAACCACCAGTACACCAAATTATAAATAATTATCGAATTAACTATCGTCAACTTAATGAGGCTAGCCGATTTGGGTTATTATTAGACCTAGCGCCTATTTCAGATAGCCAAATAGGGTTCTACTGCATTGACACTGAACGTTCTCCCCAAGAAGGTATTATGGCGGCTTTTTTGATTCGAGTTGTGTTTAATGACCTTTTAAAAAGTGCGGTAAGCTACCCAGAAAAAAAACTACCGAATATTGACAGGATCATTAATCAAATAAATTATTTACTGGAGGATTCGGGGTTTAGTGGGCAATTTCCTCTATTATTAGGGTATTTTAATACACAGAATAAATCGATTATTATGGCGAGTGCGGGCTTAGAAGCGGAAATAACGACAGAAAATACACATGTTAAGTTACCTAGAAGCCTTCCTTTAGGCACGCTAAAATTTTATCAATCTAATCACTTAGAGGTAAAAGGAAATGCTTGGCAGTGTTTAATTCGTAATAATAGTCAGAAAATAAAACTTATGTTTAATCCCGAAACATAA
- a CDS encoding YchJ family protein yields MKSQAEDKCYCGNEAQFEQCCAPFLQEKSIPQTPEQLMRSRYSAYVQQNADYLIKTWHPDCHAQEWYQEIVNSFSKTQWLGLRVISSSYAKNPNEAYVEFSACFIDEKADHKQLIHERSRFIKMDSCWFYIDGITPKVGRNDLCPCGSGQKYKKCGHPN; encoded by the coding sequence ATGAAATCTCAAGCAGAAGATAAGTGTTACTGTGGTAACGAAGCACAATTTGAACAATGTTGTGCCCCTTTTTTGCAAGAAAAATCGATCCCACAGACGCCAGAGCAGCTTATGCGCTCAAGATATAGCGCTTATGTACAGCAAAATGCCGATTATCTGATTAAAACATGGCACCCTGATTGCCATGCCCAAGAGTGGTATCAAGAAATTGTAAATAGTTTCTCGAAGACACAGTGGCTTGGCCTTCGTGTTATTAGTTCTTCTTATGCCAAAAATCCTAATGAAGCTTATGTCGAATTTTCGGCTTGCTTTATTGATGAAAAAGCTGATCATAAGCAGCTTATTCATGAACGTTCGCGTTTTATTAAGATGGATTCGTGTTGGTTTTATATAGACGGCATTACTCCCAAAGTTGGTCGTAATGATTTGTGCCCTTGTGGCTCTGGTCAAAAATATAAAAAGTGTGGGCATCCAAACTAA
- the purU gene encoding formyltetrahydrofolate deformylase — translation MQHKIVQKKILRTICPDAKGLIAKITNICYKHQLNIVQNNEFVDHHTGRFFMRTELEGIFNDETLLADLDDALPVGSQRELNTAGRRRIVVMVTKEAHCLGDLLMKSAYDGLDVEIAAVIGNHDTLKNLVEQFDIPFHHISHEGLTREQHDEKMTAQIDQYQPDYVVLAKYMRVLTPAFVQHYPNQIINIHHSFLPAFIGARPYHQAYERGVKIIGATAHFVNDNLDEGPIITQNVINIDHTFTADDMMRAGRDVEKNVLSHALYWVLAQRVFVYGNRTIIL, via the coding sequence ATGCAACACAAAATTGTACAGAAGAAAATTCTCAGGACAATTTGCCCTGACGCGAAAGGATTAATCGCGAAAATCACCAATATTTGCTATAAGCACCAACTCAATATCGTACAAAATAATGAGTTTGTTGATCACCACACCGGCCGTTTCTTCATGAGAACTGAGCTAGAGGGTATTTTCAACGATGAGACATTATTAGCTGACCTTGATGATGCATTACCGGTTGGATCTCAACGCGAATTAAATACAGCAGGTCGACGTCGTATTGTCGTTATGGTGACAAAAGAAGCTCATTGTCTGGGCGATCTACTCATGAAAAGTGCTTATGATGGTTTGGATGTTGAAATTGCAGCGGTTATTGGAAACCACGACACCCTAAAAAACTTAGTCGAACAATTTGATATCCCATTCCACCATATTAGCCATGAAGGCCTAACTCGCGAACAACATGACGAAAAAATGACAGCGCAGATTGACCAATATCAGCCTGACTATGTTGTGTTAGCTAAATATATGCGCGTATTAACGCCTGCATTTGTGCAGCATTATCCAAACCAAATTATCAATATTCATCACTCATTTTTACCCGCGTTTATTGGTGCCCGCCCTTACCACCAAGCTTATGAGCGTGGCGTAAAAATTATTGGAGCGACCGCGCACTTTGTCAATGACAACCTCGATGAAGGACCAATCATTACGCAGAATGTAATTAATATAGACCATACATTCACAGCGGATGATATGATGCGTGCAGGGCGTGATGTCGAAAAAAATGTCCTCAGCCATGCACTCTATTGGGTTTTAGCTCAACGTGTATTTGTCTATGGTAATCGCACCATTATTTTATAA
- a CDS encoding LysR family transcriptional regulator encodes MFFSRKLEAFMAVVENGSLSKAARVMNRTTPPIAKSIKDFETSLGKRLFKREKFGMTLTKDGQELYNDLRDLYLQEKEITKKHFSGYIINEANIYYDWGKENHLINLYQSAHQNNVQVNILRFNYDEVDEIVDYDGNTLILSSEQVVSERFSLQKIIENSPLGIYCRKELYEKFHYDLVTLLQKSTWLCDPAFYKSSLMSDLLAKIETVDNKTSVRQMDNIGCCQSFIQEGDFIGIIDHYPEEELIDKSLIYISLNKILGESVCYIYKSKSHSSVLNRFMGVVDKLGGEIN; translated from the coding sequence ATGTTCTTTTCAAGAAAATTAGAGGCGTTTATGGCGGTTGTTGAGAATGGCTCGTTAAGTAAGGCTGCAAGAGTGATGAACCGTACGACACCTCCCATCGCAAAGTCAATCAAAGACTTTGAGACAAGCCTAGGTAAACGGCTTTTTAAACGAGAAAAATTTGGAATGACATTAACTAAGGATGGCCAAGAACTTTATAACGATCTAAGAGATCTTTATTTACAGGAGAAGGAAATAACAAAAAAACATTTTTCAGGTTATATAATCAATGAGGCTAATATTTATTATGACTGGGGAAAGGAAAATCATTTAATTAATTTATATCAATCAGCACATCAAAATAATGTACAAGTAAATATATTAAGGTTTAATTATGACGAAGTAGATGAAATTGTCGATTATGATGGGAATACTCTTATACTTAGTTCAGAACAGGTAGTTAGTGAGCGATTTTCATTACAAAAAATAATAGAAAACTCACCATTAGGTATTTATTGCAGAAAAGAACTGTATGAAAAATTTCATTATGACCTGGTTACATTATTACAAAAAAGTACATGGCTATGTGATCCTGCATTTTATAAAAGTTCATTGATGAGTGATTTATTGGCAAAAATTGAAACGGTTGATAATAAAACAAGTGTAAGACAAATGGATAATATCGGCTGTTGCCAAAGTTTCATTCAAGAGGGTGATTTTATTGGCATTATAGACCATTATCCAGAAGAAGAGTTGATTGATAAGTCATTGATTTATATATCATTGAACAAAATTTTGGGGGAAAGTGTGTGTTATATCTATAAATCAAAATCACACTCAAGTGTGTTAAATCGTTTTATGGGGGTTGTTGACAAACTAGGAGGTGAAATTAATTAG
- the xthA gene encoding exodeoxyribonuclease III, with product MKFISFNINGLRARPHQLAAIIEKHQPEVIGLQETKVHDDMFPYEEVSQLGYHVFYHGQKAHYGVALLTKNEPLAVRKGFPTDDDDAQRRIIMADIQTERGPLTVVNGYFPQGESRDHPTKFPAKEKFYQDLQNYITSTQTAESQLLIMGDMNISPTDLDIGIGEVNRKRWLKTGKCSFLPEEREWLAKLLGWGLVDTYRAKNPDVADCYSWFDYRSKGFDDNRGLRIDLLLASNKLAERCIATGIDYDIRGMEKPSDHAPVWSEFDLTK from the coding sequence ATGAAATTCATATCGTTCAATATCAATGGCCTTCGAGCTCGCCCTCACCAACTCGCTGCAATCATCGAAAAACATCAACCTGAGGTTATTGGCTTACAAGAAACAAAAGTCCATGATGATATGTTTCCTTATGAAGAAGTTAGTCAGCTCGGCTATCATGTTTTTTATCACGGCCAAAAAGCGCATTATGGTGTCGCTCTTTTAACTAAAAATGAGCCTCTTGCTGTCCGTAAAGGCTTTCCAACTGATGATGATGACGCACAGCGTCGTATTATCATGGCTGACATCCAAACGGAGCGTGGCCCATTAACTGTTGTGAATGGTTATTTTCCTCAAGGGGAAAGCCGTGACCACCCAACAAAATTTCCAGCAAAAGAAAAATTTTATCAAGATTTACAAAATTATATTACATCAACACAAACTGCTGAGTCCCAATTGCTCATTATGGGTGACATGAATATCAGCCCAACAGATCTTGATATCGGTATTGGCGAGGTAAATCGCAAACGTTGGTTAAAAACCGGAAAATGTTCTTTTTTACCCGAGGAGCGTGAATGGTTAGCCAAATTATTAGGCTGGGGCTTAGTTGATACATACCGTGCGAAAAACCCTGATGTTGCTGATTGCTACTCATGGTTTGACTACCGTTCTAAAGGTTTTGATGATAATAGAGGCTTACGTATCGACTTACTGCTTGCATCAAATAAGTTAGCAGAGCGCTGTATAGCAACGGGTATTGATTATGATATTAGAGGAATGGAAAAACCGTCAGACCACGCACCTGTATGGTCTGAATTTGACCTAACAAAATAA
- a CDS encoding DNA topoisomerase III, which yields MRLFIAEKPSLARAIADVLPKPHKRGDGFIQCGDGQTVTWCIGHLLEQAEPDAYEPRYARWNLQDLPIIPDKWQLKPRPAVTKQLKTIETLLKQASIVVHAGDPDREGQLLVDEVLDFLKLDPEKRKEVKRCLINDLNPQAVERAIDRLRENREFIPLCVSALARARADWLYGINMTRAYTLLGQRGGYQGVLSVGRVQTPVLGLVVRRDEEIENFVPKDYFEVKAHIVTPKDERFVAIWQPSDSCIDYQDEEGRLFHRPLAEHVVSRIEGKPAIVTQYQDKRESEIAPLPFSLSSLQIEAAKKYALSAQEVLDICQRLYETHKLITYPRSDSRYLPDEHFAGRHSVLNAIAVHQPDLTEFELTELDKKNRCWDDKKVDAHHAIIPTAKTAAAKLTENESKIYQLIARQYIIQFMPDAVYRKCTIDLEIEKGKFIAKARFLAEAGWRVVLGNKERDAENDGMPLPVVSKNDELLCEKGEVVERQTQPPRPFTDATLLSAMTGIARFVQDKALKKVLRETDGLGTEATRAGIIDLLFKRQFLYKKGRYIHSSPAGRALIHVLPDMATLPDMTAHWESVLTQISEKQSRYDDFMHPLSQTLMQLIHHARQFTNLRAFRELPAPSVKTGKKPTKTGEKTKKKED from the coding sequence ATGCGTTTGTTTATTGCGGAAAAACCGAGCCTTGCAAGGGCCATTGCAGATGTATTACCCAAACCTCATAAACGAGGTGATGGTTTTATTCAATGTGGTGATGGCCAAACCGTAACATGGTGTATTGGCCACCTTTTAGAGCAGGCTGAGCCGGATGCTTATGAGCCTCGGTACGCACGCTGGAATCTTCAGGATCTGCCAATTATCCCTGATAAGTGGCAGTTGAAGCCCCGTCCCGCAGTAACTAAACAATTAAAAACTATTGAAACATTGCTGAAGCAAGCCTCAATTGTCGTTCATGCAGGAGACCCTGATAGAGAAGGTCAATTGCTGGTGGACGAAGTGCTTGATTTTTTAAAGCTCGACCCTGAAAAACGCAAAGAAGTAAAGCGTTGTTTAATTAATGACCTTAACCCTCAAGCGGTTGAGCGGGCAATTGACCGTTTAAGAGAAAATCGCGAATTTATTCCTCTTTGTGTCTCTGCTTTAGCAAGAGCACGAGCAGATTGGTTGTATGGCATCAATATGACTCGTGCTTATACGTTATTAGGACAACGGGGTGGGTATCAAGGTGTTCTTTCTGTTGGGCGGGTACAAACGCCAGTTTTGGGGCTAGTCGTTAGGCGTGACGAAGAAATAGAGAACTTTGTTCCTAAAGACTATTTCGAGGTTAAAGCCCATATTGTTACGCCAAAGGATGAGCGTTTTGTGGCGATATGGCAACCAAGTGACTCCTGTATTGATTACCAAGACGAAGAAGGGCGTTTGTTTCACCGACCGCTTGCAGAACATGTGGTATCGCGTATCGAGGGCAAACCTGCCATAGTGACGCAATATCAAGACAAACGCGAATCTGAAATTGCACCGTTGCCTTTTTCTTTATCGTCTTTGCAAATTGAAGCTGCTAAAAAGTATGCGTTGAGTGCGCAAGAAGTATTGGACATTTGCCAACGTTTATATGAAACGCACAAGTTAATTACGTACCCGCGTTCAGATAGCCGCTATTTACCTGATGAACATTTTGCAGGGCGGCACAGTGTATTGAATGCAATTGCGGTACATCAACCAGACCTTACTGAATTTGAATTGACAGAGTTGGATAAAAAAAACCGGTGTTGGGACGACAAAAAAGTGGATGCCCACCATGCAATAATTCCAACAGCAAAAACGGCAGCAGCAAAGCTAACTGAAAATGAAAGTAAAATTTACCAACTGATTGCACGTCAATATATTATCCAGTTTATGCCTGATGCAGTTTACCGTAAGTGCACGATTGATCTTGAAATTGAAAAGGGTAAATTTATTGCAAAAGCTCGATTTCTTGCTGAAGCAGGTTGGCGAGTCGTATTGGGTAATAAAGAGCGCGATGCTGAGAATGATGGTATGCCGCTACCCGTTGTGAGTAAAAATGATGAGTTGCTATGTGAAAAAGGGGAAGTGGTTGAACGGCAAACACAGCCCCCGCGCCCTTTTACGGATGCGACGTTGCTATCCGCAATGACAGGGATCGCGCGTTTTGTGCAGGATAAAGCATTAAAAAAAGTATTGCGAGAAACGGATGGGCTTGGCACCGAAGCGACAAGGGCGGGCATCATTGATTTACTATTCAAGCGCCAATTCCTCTATAAGAAAGGGCGTTATATTCATTCCTCGCCTGCGGGAAGGGCTCTAATTCATGTTCTACCTGACATGGCGACTTTACCGGACATGACTGCCCATTGGGAATCAGTGTTAACTCAAATTAGTGAGAAACAATCACGTTATGATGATTTTATGCATCCACTAAGTCAAACTTTGATGCAATTAATTCACCATGCGCGCCAGTTTACAAATTTGAGGGCATTTCGAGAGCTGCCGGCCCCATCAGTAAAAACGGGGAAAAAACCAACAAAAACGGGTGAAAAAACGAAAAAGAAAGAAGACTAG
- the selD gene encoding selenide, water dikinase SelD, translated as MTEKIRLTQYSHGAGCGCKIAPKVLEQILHTEQAKFHDPHLLVGNETKDDAAVYDLGNGIGIISTTDFFMPIVDSPFEFGRIAATNAISDIFAMGGKPIMAIAILGWPIAKLPPEVAREVIEGGRAACADAGISLAGGHSIDAPEPIFGLAVTGVVNTAYVKKNSAATAGCELFLTKPLGIGVLTTAEKKGVLAPEHQHLAAETMCQMNKLGAVIAPLDGVTAMTDVTGFGLLGHLSEICEGSNVRAEISFSKVPKLADVEKYIEAGCVPGGTTRNFDSYGHLIGPMNDMQRQLLCDPQTSGGLLIAVKPSEVSKIKEIAQQQGVLLQSIGKLLPHQDNVPLVEVID; from the coding sequence ATGACTGAAAAAATTAGATTAACGCAATATAGTCATGGCGCAGGCTGTGGCTGTAAAATTGCACCGAAAGTATTAGAGCAAATCTTACACACAGAACAAGCAAAATTCCATGATCCACATTTGTTAGTTGGTAATGAGACGAAAGATGATGCCGCTGTTTATGATTTAGGTAATGGAATTGGCATCATCAGCACAACCGACTTTTTCATGCCGATTGTTGACTCCCCGTTTGAATTCGGCCGTATTGCCGCGACGAATGCGATTAGCGATATTTTTGCGATGGGCGGAAAGCCCATCATGGCAATCGCAATTTTAGGCTGGCCAATCGCTAAGCTACCACCTGAAGTGGCTCGAGAAGTGATTGAAGGTGGCCGTGCAGCTTGTGCTGATGCAGGTATTTCATTGGCAGGAGGGCATTCCATTGATGCACCTGAGCCTATTTTTGGGCTGGCGGTTACTGGTGTTGTCAATACGGCATATGTGAAGAAAAATAGTGCTGCAACAGCGGGTTGCGAACTGTTCTTAACTAAACCGCTCGGTATTGGCGTTTTGACAACGGCAGAGAAAAAAGGGGTACTTGCACCTGAACATCAACACTTAGCGGCAGAAACCATGTGCCAAATGAATAAACTAGGAGCTGTCATTGCGCCTTTAGATGGTGTGACGGCGATGACTGACGTGACCGGTTTCGGTTTATTAGGTCATTTAAGTGAGATTTGTGAAGGCTCTAACGTTCGCGCTGAAATTTCCTTTAGTAAAGTTCCTAAATTAGCGGATGTCGAAAAGTATATTGAAGCAGGCTGTGTTCCCGGTGGAACAACTCGTAACTTCGACAGTTATGGTCATCTTATTGGCCCTATGAATGATATGCAGCGCCAGCTACTGTGTGACCCGCAAACCTCTGGTGGCCTACTCATTGCAGTAAAACCTTCCGAAGTCTCTAAAATTAAAGAGATTGCACAGCAGCAAGGTGTTTTGTTACAGTCTATCGGCAAATTATTACCCCATCAGGATAATGTTCCTTTAGTTGAAGTGATAGATTAA
- a CDS encoding NAD(P)H nitroreductase, whose product MDALTLLLNRRSASRLTTPAPQGEELNNILAAGMRAPDHGALKPWHFVVMQNEGIKRFSQLLEKAAIEGQLGAEVEEKARNAPFRAPLIITVIAKLKDHPKVPEWEQLVAASCTVQAMQMAAVAQGFGGIWRSGAWTEDAVVRAGLGCGDNDRIVGFLYLGTPELKAPTKVQAPDMTGFVSHF is encoded by the coding sequence ATGGATGCTCTAACCCTTTTGTTGAACCGCCGTTCAGCTTCTAGACTCACAACACCAGCACCGCAAGGCGAAGAACTTAATAACATACTTGCAGCAGGGATGAGAGCACCTGATCACGGTGCGTTAAAACCGTGGCATTTTGTTGTTATGCAAAATGAGGGGATTAAACGCTTCAGTCAGTTATTAGAAAAAGCGGCAATTGAAGGACAGTTAGGTGCTGAGGTAGAAGAAAAAGCACGCAATGCACCTTTTCGTGCCCCATTAATTATTACTGTGATTGCGAAATTAAAAGACCACCCGAAAGTACCAGAATGGGAGCAATTAGTTGCTGCGAGTTGTACTGTGCAGGCGATGCAAATGGCCGCTGTAGCTCAGGGTTTTGGCGGTATATGGCGTTCAGGGGCATGGACAGAAGATGCCGTGGTTCGTGCTGGACTAGGTTGTGGAGATAACGACCGTATTGTTGGATTTCTTTATTTAGGAACACCAGAGCTTAAAGCACCAACAAAAGTACAAGCGCCCGACATGACAGGTTTTGTGTCTCACTTCTAA